A single Micromonospora sp. CCTCC AA 2012012 DNA region contains:
- the pspM gene encoding phage shock envelope stress response protein PspM — MADERARHFRRLRRLRRSARRWSVLAGGLGGAAAVLTPYAGLGLPDAAWAGAAGSAIAVTVWRWLDLRALAAVPAPPALEPAEAAARSRARLVSAVERLPVGPGVLAEVRRVRARFALRGTTAADAWARLDRAALTLAGMAGRLTGLAEPAVREAADADRSLRDLAGRVASVERALALAPAEARPPLAEAHGTLVAQLDAGVAAYERLVVAAAGYVAEDARPSGPHPAASRLTEATDLLHGVASALAELRTGHTPLRTP, encoded by the coding sequence ATGGCCGACGAGCGGGCCCGACACTTCCGACGACTGCGCCGGCTGCGGCGCTCCGCCCGACGGTGGAGCGTCCTGGCCGGCGGGCTCGGCGGGGCCGCCGCCGTGCTCACCCCGTACGCCGGGCTCGGGCTGCCGGACGCGGCCTGGGCCGGTGCCGCCGGCAGCGCCATCGCCGTCACCGTCTGGCGCTGGCTCGACCTGCGCGCGCTGGCCGCCGTGCCCGCGCCGCCCGCCCTCGAACCCGCCGAAGCCGCCGCCCGGTCCCGGGCGCGGCTGGTGTCCGCCGTCGAGCGGCTGCCCGTCGGCCCCGGCGTGCTCGCCGAGGTACGCCGGGTCCGCGCCCGGTTCGCCCTGCGCGGCACCACCGCCGCCGACGCCTGGGCCCGGCTGGACCGGGCCGCGCTCACCCTCGCCGGGATGGCCGGCCGGCTGACCGGGCTGGCCGAGCCGGCGGTCCGCGAGGCCGCCGACGCGGACCGGTCGCTGCGGGACCTGGCCGGCCGGGTGGCCAGCGTGGAACGTGCCCTCGCACTCGCCCCCGCCGAGGCCCGGCCCCCGCTGGCCGAGGCGCACGGCACCCTGGTCGCCCAGTTGGACGCCGGGGTGGCGGCGTACGAGCGGCTGGTCGTCGCGGCGGCCGGCTACGTCGCCGAGGACGCCCGGCCGAGCGGCCCGCACCCGGCCGCCTCCCGACTCACCGAGGCCACCGACCTGCTGCACGGCGTCGCCTCCGCCCTCGCCGAACTCCGCACCGGCCACACCCCCCTCCGCACCCCCTGA
- a CDS encoding PspA/IM30 family protein, which produces MANPFVKGWKYLMALFGARLDEHADPKVQIQQAIEEAQRQHQALVQQAAAVIGNQRQLEMKLSRQMSEVETLQANARQALALADQARARGDEAEAGRYEQSAQLLATQLVSAEQATEDLKTLHDQALGAAAQARKAVENNSMILQQKLAERTKLLSQLEQAKMQESVARSLESMSSMTAPGTTPSLDEVRDRIERRYATAMGRAELAGNSVEGRMLEIQKATLDSAGSARLEQIRSSMAGEQLAGRSDRPAVSQAGPATDPAAAARLDEIRASMSRERGTGDSTATG; this is translated from the coding sequence ATGGCGAACCCGTTCGTCAAGGGTTGGAAATACCTGATGGCGCTCTTCGGCGCGAGGCTCGACGAGCACGCCGACCCGAAGGTGCAGATCCAGCAGGCCATCGAGGAGGCCCAGCGGCAGCACCAGGCCCTGGTCCAGCAGGCAGCCGCGGTGATCGGCAACCAGCGGCAGCTGGAGATGAAGCTCTCCCGGCAGATGTCCGAGGTCGAGACGCTCCAGGCGAACGCCCGGCAGGCCCTGGCGCTGGCCGACCAGGCCCGGGCCCGGGGCGACGAGGCCGAGGCCGGGCGCTACGAGCAGTCCGCCCAGCTGCTGGCCACCCAGCTGGTCTCCGCCGAGCAGGCCACCGAGGACCTGAAGACCCTGCACGACCAGGCGCTCGGTGCCGCCGCGCAGGCCCGCAAGGCGGTCGAGAACAACTCGATGATCCTCCAGCAGAAGCTGGCCGAGCGCACCAAGCTGCTCAGCCAGCTGGAGCAGGCCAAGATGCAGGAGAGCGTGGCCCGCTCGCTGGAGTCGATGTCCTCGATGACCGCGCCCGGCACCACCCCCTCGCTGGACGAGGTGCGGGACCGGATCGAGCGCCGCTACGCCACCGCGATGGGCCGCGCCGAGCTGGCCGGCAACTCCGTCGAGGGACGGATGCTGGAGATCCAGAAGGCGACCCTCGACTCCGCCGGATCGGCGAGACTGGAACAGATCCGGTCGAGCATGGCCGGCGAGCAGCTCGCCGGCCGGTCGGACCGTCCCGCGGTGTCGCAGGCCGGCCCCGCCACCGACCCGGCCGCCGCCGCCCGGCTCGACGAGATCCGGGCCAGCATGAGCCGGGAACGCGGTACCGGAGACAGCACCGCCACGGGCTGA
- a CDS encoding helix-turn-helix domain-containing protein, translating into MVLLRRVIGDALRARRQGQHRTLREVSSAANVSLGYLSEIERGQKEPSSELLAAICDALGARLSELLREVSDTVALAEQMPGVLVPVADEPTPVAATAVRKATNRGVRHVSSDGAVAVQVRQDSPLKATLRSTRVRPAERDVVCAA; encoded by the coding sequence ATGGTCCTGCTACGCCGGGTGATCGGTGACGCGCTGCGGGCGCGCCGACAGGGTCAGCACCGCACGCTGCGCGAGGTCTCCTCCGCCGCCAACGTCAGCCTCGGCTACCTGTCCGAGATCGAACGCGGCCAGAAGGAGCCCTCCAGCGAACTGCTGGCCGCCATCTGCGACGCCCTCGGCGCCCGCCTCTCCGAGCTGCTGCGTGAGGTCAGCGACACCGTCGCCCTGGCCGAGCAGATGCCCGGCGTGCTGGTGCCGGTCGCCGACGAGCCGACGCCGGTCGCCGCGACCGCCGTCCGCAAGGCCACCAACCGCGGCGTCCGCCACGTCAGCTCCGACGGTGCGGTGGCCGTGCAGGTCCGCCAGGACTCGCCGCTGAAGGCGACCCTGCGCAGCACCCGGGTCCGCCCCGCCGAGCGGGACGTGGTCTGCGCCGCCTGA
- a CDS encoding CinA family protein, producing MGTDARHERPAGSPAAAVVHSLHERHETLATVESLTGGLLSASIVEIAGVSGVYRGGLVVYATELKSELAGVPEDLLAARGPVDPDVAVALAEGGRRRCGADWGLATTGVAGPEPQDGKPVGLVYVAVASPVGTEVRQLDLDGGRDHIRSAAVIEALRLLAEQIHAVEAAETAGGGTAASEPRELPDPTDADTPDDVVVAEQAGVGPR from the coding sequence ATGGGGACGGATGCGAGGCACGAACGGCCCGCCGGGAGCCCGGCGGCGGCCGTCGTGCACAGCCTGCACGAGCGGCACGAGACCCTCGCGACGGTCGAGTCGCTCACCGGTGGGCTGCTGTCCGCCTCGATCGTCGAGATCGCCGGGGTGAGCGGCGTCTACCGGGGCGGTCTGGTGGTCTACGCCACCGAGCTGAAGTCGGAGCTGGCCGGCGTACCGGAGGATCTGCTCGCGGCGCGCGGGCCGGTCGACCCGGACGTGGCCGTCGCGCTGGCCGAGGGCGGGCGGCGGCGGTGCGGGGCCGACTGGGGGCTCGCCACCACCGGCGTCGCCGGGCCGGAACCGCAGGACGGCAAGCCGGTCGGCCTGGTGTACGTGGCGGTGGCCAGCCCGGTCGGCACCGAGGTGCGGCAGCTCGACCTCGACGGCGGGCGGGACCACATCCGCTCGGCGGCGGTGATCGAGGCGCTGCGGCTGCTGGCCGAGCAGATCCACGCCGTCGAGGCGGCGGAGACGGCGGGCGGCGGCACGGCGGCGTCCGAGCCTCGGGAACTCCCCGACCCGACCGACGCCGACACACCCGACGACGTGGTCGTCGCCGAGCAGGCCGGGGTCGGTCCCCGGTGA
- the pgsA gene encoding CDP-diacylglycerol--glycerol-3-phosphate 3-phosphatidyltransferase, translating to MTGAESTAAAPVVARVPVLNAANALTALRLMLVPVFGVSVILSGMTHAGWRIAACLIFAVASATDLVDGWIARRFGLVTSVGKVADPIADKALTGAALVLLSWYDRLPWWVTAVILARELGITALRFWVIRHGVIAASRGGKIKTALQILAIAWYLWPMPAALAAVGPWIMGAAVVVTVLTGFDYIAQALRLRRPTP from the coding sequence ATGACCGGGGCGGAGTCCACGGCGGCGGCCCCGGTGGTCGCCCGGGTGCCGGTGCTCAACGCGGCGAACGCGCTGACCGCGCTGCGGCTGATGCTGGTGCCGGTCTTCGGCGTGTCGGTGATCCTCTCCGGGATGACCCACGCCGGCTGGCGGATCGCCGCCTGCCTGATCTTCGCGGTGGCCTCGGCGACCGACCTGGTGGACGGCTGGATCGCCCGCCGGTTCGGGCTGGTCACCTCGGTCGGCAAGGTGGCCGACCCGATCGCCGACAAGGCGCTCACCGGCGCCGCCCTGGTGCTGCTCTCCTGGTACGACCGGCTGCCCTGGTGGGTGACCGCGGTGATCCTCGCCCGCGAGCTGGGCATCACCGCGCTGCGCTTCTGGGTGATCCGGCACGGCGTGATCGCGGCCAGCCGCGGTGGCAAGATCAAGACGGCGTTGCAGATCCTCGCCATCGCCTGGTACCTCTGGCCGATGCCCGCCGCGCTGGCCGCCGTCGGCCCCTGGATCATGGGCGCCGCGGTGGTCGTCACCGTCCTCACCGGCTTCGACTACATCGCCCAGGCCCTCCGCCTCCGCCGTCCCACCCCCTGA
- the rimO gene encoding 30S ribosomal protein S12 methylthiotransferase RimO: MVSANPNPPAPAESRRVALLTLGCARNEVDSEELAARLHADGWQVTTDGEGADVVVVNTCGFVEKAKQDSIQTLLAAADTGAKVVAAGCMAERYGRELADSLPEAQAVLSFDDYPDIAARLDAVVAGESFVAHTPRDRRELLPLTPVQRQSSAVSLPGHGTPTRVAPQTDEHTPAHLRQVLRHRLDTGPVASLKLASGCDRRCAFCAIPAFRGAFVSRTPDELLAEAEWLARTGVRELVLVSENSTSYGKDLGDPRALEKLLPQLAAIDGIVRVRASYLQPAETRPGLVEVIATTPGVAAYFDLSFQHSSEPVLRRMRRFGSTDRFLELLASARALAPAAGARSNFIVGFPGETRADVDELVRFLTEARLDAIGMFDYSDEDGTEAAGLPGKVSAATVKRRYDRLSALADELCSQRAEERLGSTVEVLVDSVDDGVVEGRAAHQAPEVDGSTTLVSPTVGGVDLAALRPGDLVRATVTATEGVDLVAVPDEMISAASRAAHVGS, from the coding sequence ATGGTGTCTGCCAACCCCAACCCCCCTGCTCCCGCCGAGAGCCGTCGCGTCGCCCTGCTGACGCTGGGCTGCGCCCGCAACGAGGTCGACTCGGAGGAGCTGGCCGCCCGGCTGCACGCCGACGGCTGGCAGGTCACCACCGACGGCGAGGGCGCCGACGTGGTGGTCGTCAACACCTGCGGGTTCGTGGAGAAGGCCAAGCAGGACTCCATCCAGACGCTGCTCGCCGCCGCCGACACCGGCGCCAAGGTGGTCGCCGCCGGCTGCATGGCCGAGCGGTACGGCCGTGAGCTGGCCGACAGCCTGCCCGAGGCGCAGGCGGTGCTGAGCTTCGACGACTACCCCGACATCGCCGCCCGGCTGGACGCGGTGGTGGCCGGCGAGTCGTTCGTCGCGCACACCCCGCGCGACCGGCGCGAGCTGCTGCCGCTCACCCCGGTCCAGCGCCAGTCGTCGGCGGTGTCGCTGCCCGGCCACGGCACCCCGACCCGGGTCGCCCCGCAGACCGACGAGCACACCCCGGCCCACCTGCGGCAGGTGCTGCGGCACCGGCTCGACACCGGGCCGGTCGCCTCGCTCAAGCTGGCCAGTGGCTGCGACCGGCGCTGCGCGTTCTGCGCCATCCCCGCCTTCCGCGGCGCCTTCGTCTCGCGTACGCCGGACGAGCTGCTCGCCGAGGCGGAGTGGCTGGCCCGTACGGGCGTCCGCGAGCTGGTGCTGGTCAGCGAGAACTCCACGTCGTACGGCAAGGACCTGGGCGACCCGCGGGCGCTGGAGAAGCTGCTGCCGCAGCTCGCCGCCATCGACGGCATCGTCCGGGTGCGGGCCAGCTATCTCCAGCCCGCCGAGACCCGGCCCGGTCTGGTCGAGGTGATCGCCACCACGCCCGGCGTCGCCGCGTACTTCGACCTGTCGTTCCAGCACTCCAGCGAGCCGGTGCTGCGCCGGATGCGCCGCTTCGGCTCGACCGACCGCTTCCTGGAGCTGCTCGCCTCCGCCCGCGCCCTGGCGCCGGCGGCCGGCGCGCGGAGCAACTTCATCGTCGGCTTCCCCGGCGAGACCCGGGCCGACGTGGACGAGCTGGTCCGCTTCCTGACCGAGGCGCGGCTCGACGCGATCGGCATGTTCGACTACAGCGACGAGGACGGCACGGAGGCCGCCGGCCTGCCCGGCAAGGTCTCCGCCGCCACCGTCAAGCGCCGGTACGACCGGCTCAGCGCGCTCGCCGACGAGCTCTGCTCGCAGCGGGCCGAGGAGCGGCTCGGCTCGACCGTCGAGGTGCTGGTCGACTCGGTCGACGACGGCGTGGTCGAGGGGCGCGCGGCCCACCAGGCCCCCGAGGTCGACGGCTCGACCACCCTGGTCTCGCCGACCGTCGGCGGGGTCGACCTGGCCGCGCTGCGCCCCGGCGACCTGGTCCGGGCCACGGTCACCGCGACCGAGGGTGTCGACCTGGTGGCCGTACCGGATGAGATGATCTCGGCAGCGTCCCGCGCGGCACACGTCGGGTCCTGA
- a CDS encoding ornithine cyclodeaminase family protein yields the protein MSLLFTDDDVVALDAAATVAAMRDALLAAHAGRLVAPPRASAPLGGGRLVLTAGHLTGDWYGFRSYDTFGHPESEQLVVLHDAVTGAVRAIAVGEELGSRRTGGLGGVAVDALARPDATTLGVIGSGRQAWTQLWAAAAVRPLREVTVHSRSAARREAFAARVRTELGVAARAVGTAAEAVADRDVVVLATTSTTPVLAAADLAPGTHVNVVGFKQADRHEFGTDLLDAAEVLVTDSPAQAAAYVPPMLAAVDPYAGRLRDLGAVLAGAVPGRTGADQISVFCSTGLAGTEVFLLDRLVRVAAPPHPVR from the coding sequence ATGAGCCTGCTCTTCACCGACGACGACGTCGTCGCGCTGGACGCCGCCGCCACGGTCGCCGCGATGCGGGACGCGCTGCTCGCCGCCCACGCCGGTCGGCTGGTCGCCCCGCCCCGGGCCTCCGCGCCGCTCGGCGGCGGCCGGCTCGTGCTCACCGCCGGCCACCTCACCGGCGACTGGTACGGCTTCCGCTCCTACGACACCTTCGGGCACCCCGAGAGCGAGCAGCTCGTGGTCCTGCACGACGCGGTGACCGGCGCGGTGCGGGCCATCGCCGTCGGCGAGGAGCTGGGCTCCCGGCGGACCGGGGGACTGGGCGGGGTGGCCGTCGACGCCCTCGCCCGCCCCGACGCGACCACGCTCGGCGTGATCGGCTCCGGCCGGCAGGCGTGGACCCAGCTCTGGGCCGCCGCCGCGGTCCGCCCGCTGCGCGAGGTGACCGTGCACAGCCGGTCGGCAGCCCGGCGGGAGGCGTTCGCCGCCCGGGTCCGCACCGAGCTGGGCGTGGCGGCCCGGGCCGTCGGGACCGCCGCCGAGGCGGTGGCCGACCGGGACGTGGTGGTGCTCGCCACCACCAGCACCACGCCGGTCCTCGCCGCCGCCGACCTCGCCCCGGGCACCCACGTCAACGTCGTCGGCTTCAAGCAGGCCGACCGGCACGAGTTCGGCACCGACCTGCTGGACGCCGCCGAGGTGCTGGTCACCGACTCACCCGCACAGGCCGCCGCGTACGTCCCGCCGATGCTCGCGGCCGTCGACCCGTACGCCGGGCGGCTGCGTGACCTGGGCGCGGTGCTGGCGGGTGCGGTCCCGGGCCGGACCGGCGCGGACCAGATCTCGGTCTTCTGCTCCACCGGCCTGGCCGGCACCGAGGTCTTCCTCCTCGACCGCCTGGTCCGGGTCGCCGCCCCGCCGCACCCCGTCCGGTGA
- a CDS encoding DMT family transporter, which translates to MAWIVLVLSGLLETAWAIALDRSAGFSRPLPSAVFAVSLVLSMAGLAYALRDIPVGTGYAVWVGIGAVGTALVGMLALGESASLPRIGCLFLVVAGVVGLKIFH; encoded by the coding sequence ATGGCCTGGATCGTGCTGGTGCTCTCCGGACTGCTGGAGACGGCGTGGGCGATCGCCCTCGACCGCAGCGCCGGCTTCAGCCGCCCCCTCCCCTCCGCCGTCTTCGCCGTGTCGCTGGTGCTCAGCATGGCCGGCCTGGCGTACGCGCTGCGCGACATCCCGGTCGGCACCGGCTACGCCGTCTGGGTGGGCATCGGTGCGGTGGGCACGGCGCTGGTCGGGATGCTGGCGCTCGGCGAGTCGGCCAGCCTGCCCCGGATCGGCTGCCTCTTCCTGGTCGTCGCGGGCGTGGTCGGGCTGAAGATCTTCCACTGA